The following is a genomic window from Pseudomonas parafulva.
CTCGCCTGCGCCCAGGCCGGTGCCCAGCCACCAACCGCCCAAGCCAGGATCGAAGTCGGCGGCCAGGGCAGCGGCGGCGCGCTCGGCCAATTGCCGCGCCTGTGCGCCTTCCGGGTAGCGGGCGGCCAGGCCGGCGCCGTACCAGAACACGAAGCTGCGGTTGAGGCTGGGTTCGGCCAGTTGCCCGTGCAAACGTTCGCTCCAGGCCTGGGCTTCGGCCAGGTCAGTGGCCTGCCCGCTGAGCCCGGCGCGGCGCCACCACAGGGCAGCCCAGAAACCGCCCAGCCAGGAGCCACGCCGCGACAGCTTCCACGGCGTGTCCGGGGCCAGGCGATACAGCGGGAACTGCCCGTCGCACTGCTGCGAGACCCGCCCCAGCGGCGCCAGCAAAGCCTCGATGATCGCCTGACGCTTACGCTGTTCCGGCATCGCTGCAGCCCTCCTGCGTGCGCCGCGCCCGGTACAGGCTGCGGCACAGTCCGGCGCCCACGCACAGCGCTGCCATCAGCAGTGTCCAGCCTGCCGTGAAACCACCGGGCTGGCGCAGCAGCGCGGCGAACAGCGGCGGTCCGAGTGCGATGCCGCCGAAGAAGCCCAGCGACAGCAGCCCGGCGCTGCCGGCCACGCCACCGAAGCGCGGCTCGCGCAGCAGCATGCTCATCGCCACCGCATTGCTTGCCACCAGACTCAGCCCCATGCCCAGCACGGCGCCCCACAGCGGCCAGAGCCGACCCGGCGCCGCCTGCTGCAACAGCAGCACGGTGACCAGGGCGAACAGGAACAACCCGCCGAGCAGCGCGGTTTCATCGCGCAGCGCCGCGCCCAACGGGGTCAACAGCAGGCGCGAGAGGATGCCGGTGATGCCGAAGCCGCTGATCATCAGCCCGATAGTGGCCGGGGCGACGCCAAGACTGCTCGCATACACGCCAAAGAAGGTGATGAACGCTGACAGGCACAGCCCCGCGCAGCCCTGGATCGCCATCAGCCGCAGCAGCCAGCCGTTGGGCCGCTGCACGCGCAGCGCGGTCTTGGCCGGTGTGGCCGGTGCGGCGATCTGCCGGGCCACCCCCAGCGCCAGCAGCAGCGCCAGCGGTGCCCAGCAGGCCAGCGCCAGGCGCCAGCCCAGCGCTTCGCTGAGCGCCGGCAAGGCAATGCCTGCCAGCAGCGCCGACGCCTGCACCCCGGCCTGCTTGATACCGACCAGGCTGGCCCGTGGCGCATCGGCGGTCTGGGCGATGGCCTGGTTGGTGGCCGGGTTGGCCAAGGCCTGCGCCGCGCCGCAGAACAGCAGCGCCACCACCAGGCCGACGAAGCCCGGCAGCACCAGCACCAGGCTGAACGACAACGCCACCAGCACGAACAGCGCGCGCAGCCCGTTGCGCGAGCCGATGCGCTGCACCAGCGCCCCGGCCCAAGGCGACAGCAGCGCGGCCAGGCCGAAGGCGCTGGTGGTCAGCCAGCCCAGTTGCTGGCGGTCGATGCCCAGGTCGGCGATCAGTTGCGGGCCGAGCACGCCGAGGGCATAGAACACCATCATCGGCAGGCCCATGGCGCAGGTGAGCAGGGCCGCCAGCGGCACGTGCCGGTTCATGGCGCCCCCTTGCCGTGCAGGTGCACGGAGGGCGCCAAGGCATCGAAGGCCACACCGGGTTGCGTGGCCTCCAGCAGATCGCGGCCCAGGGTGCTGATCAGTGCATCGTCGGTGCCGTCGAGGATGTGCGTGGTGCGCGCGCCGCGATAGATGCCCGACAGCGGCGACAGCTCGCTCAGGCCCTCGGCGCCCGTCACCTGGATCGCCGAGTCCACCGCCAGCGACAGCGCTTCGCTGGCCGCCAGCTTGGCCAGGTTGACCTCGATGGCGTTGGCCTGGCCACGGTCGAACTTGGCCGCCGCATCCTGCAGCAGGCCGCGTGCGCTGGCGATTTCACGAAAGCTGCGGTACACCCGGGCGCGCACCAGTTGCTTGTCGGCCAGCCGTGCCTGGGCGCCGCGCGGCGAGTGTACCCGTGCGCACAGCGCGTCGAAGCAGCGCTGGGCCAGGCCCAGCCAGTGCGCCGCGCGCAGCAGGCGGCCCAACCCCAGGCGCTGCTGCATCAGCGCCAGGCCCTGGCCCGGTGCGCCCAGCACCTGGTCGGGCTGCACCCGCACCGCTTCCAGGTGCACCTCGCCCTGACCCTGCTGGCGACCGAGCAGTGCCAGCGGCCGGACGAAGCGAAACCCTGGACTGTCGCAGGGCACCACCAGCATCGACAGCGCCGACGGCAACGGACCGTCGTCGGTGCGGGCGATCACAGTGGCGAAGTCGGCGCGCTCGGCGCGGCAGATGAACCACTTGCGCGCCGTCAGTTGCCAGTGGTCGCCTTGCCAGTGCGCCCGGCTGTTGAGCGTGGCCGGGATCGAGCCGATGCTGTCTGGCTCGGACATCGCATAGCAGGGCACTTGTTCGCCGCGCACCAGCGGCAGGTAGAAGCGCTCGCGCAGGCTCGGGTTGGCGTGGCGGGCGAGCATGTGGCAGTCCAGCGTGGCGTCGCAGCCCAGCAGCGCCGGGGCGAATTCGCTGCGTCCTTCCTCGGCGGCCACGGTCAGGTAGTCCACCAGGCTGGCGACCCGGCCGCCGTCGGCCACGGGATAGAAATTGCCGAACACGCCCTCGGCCTTGGCCTGAGCCTGCAACTGGGCCGTCAACCGCGCCGCCGCCGCATCGCAGCGGCCCAGCTCGGCCTCGCGCGGCAGCACCTGCTGCTCGACGAAGTGGCGCACCCGCTGCGCCAGGTGGGAGACATTCTCGCAGGTCATGGCTCAGCCCACCTGCCGCACGGGCTCGGCCAGGCCGGCAGCGTCGGCGGCCAGGGCGCGTTTGTCGACCTTGCCGGCCGGCGTCAGCGGCAGGTGGCGGTAGAAGCGCAGGTACTCCGGCAGCTTGTTCACCTCCAGGCCCTGTTCGCGCAGGAACCCGGTGATGTCCTGCAAGGCGAAGCGCTGCGCGCCTTCGCGCAGGGTCACGCACAGGCACACGCGCTGGCCCAGGTCCGGGTCGGGCACCGGCACGCAGGCGACGCTGACCACGTCCGGGTGCGCCATGGCCAGCCCTTCGATCTGCACCGGGCTGATGTTGGCGCCGCCGCGAATGATGATGTCTTTCTTGCGCCCGGCCAGTTTCAGGTAGCCCGCCGGATCGATGAAGCCCAAATCTCCGGTGCGTACCCAGCCCTCGGCGTCGCGGTAGCGCTCGTCCAGTTCCGGCGCGTTGACGTACTGCATGGGGCTCAGTGGCCCGCGCGCGGTGATTTCGCCGACGCTGCCAGGCGGCACCTCGCGGCCCAGGTCATCGACGATGCGGATCTCGCACACCGCCGGATTGGGTTTGCCGACGCTGCCCAGCACCACCTCCAGCGGGTCGTCCAGGGTGTTGTGGCAGTTCACCCCGTCGGCCGAGCCGTAGAGGCTGATGAAGCCGCAGCCGAAGGCCTCGGTGCAGCGCAGCACGGTGGCCTCGTCGATCACCGAACCGCCGCAGATCAGCCCGCGCAGGCTGGACCTGTCGATCTCGGCCAGGGCCGGGTCGGCGGCGATGCGCTGGAGCATGGTCGGCACGCCGAGGATGAAGCTCGGGCGCAGGCGTTCGATGGCCTTGATCGCCTCGCTCACCTCGAAGCGCGGCAGCACCACCAGCGAGCCGCCCAACCAGCTGAGCACGCCGAAGGTCGCCGTGGAGCCGAACGAAGAGCCCAGCGGCACCAGGTACAGGCCCCGGAACTCGGCGCCGTCGTCGCTGATGCGTTGCAGGAAGCGGCCGCGTCCGCCGATCAGCGCGTTGTGCGAGTAGGCCACCAGTTTCGGCTCCGACTCGGTGCCCGAGGACACCAGCAGGCGCACCGGCGAATCCGGGCACACCCGAGGCAGGCTGGTGCTGTCGATGGGCGTGTGCTCGAACAGCGCGTCGAGGGTCGACCAGCCCGCGCGTGGCGCGCCGTCGACGATCAGAAAGCGCAGCGACAACAGGGTCGGGCGCAGCGACTCGATCACCTCGCACAGGTCGATGTCGGCGTACTGCGCCGGCACGATCACCGCCCGCGCATCGCAGCGGCGCACCAAGGCCTGGATGTCCAGCTTGCCGCGCCCCGGCGGGAAGGGCGCGACGATGGCGCCCAGCGCGGCCACCGCCAGGTCGATGGCGCAGCAGCGCCAACTGTTGCTCAACTGATAGGCCACCACATCGCCCGCGACGATTCCCGACTGGCGCAGACTGCCGGCCAGGCGCAGGGCCGCGCCGAGCAGTTCGGCGTAGCTGACGTGGCCCTCCGGCGACAGCACCGCGGGTTTGTCCGGCGTCTCGCCGGCGCGCTCGCGGAACAGGTCGAACACATCGCGGTTCGGGTAGCTGCCGTCTTCGCGCCAACGACGACGGGCGTTCTGGGGTACCAGGTCAATGATGCCGGCGGTGTTCATGTGAAACTCCACGGTGATTGAACGGATCGGTAGGTGCGCTGGCCGAAGCAGTCGGCCAGGCGTGGGTCGTTGGCCAACGCGGCCAGGTCTTGATGCACGCGGCTGGCGGGAATCCCGGCCTGTTGGCAGCGTCGTTGCCAGTGTTCGGCATCGGCGCTGGCCAGGCGTCGTGGCAGGTCCTGGGCCTCGCAGGGGGCGCCGAGCAACTGGTCGAGGGCGTGTCGCTGGGCGCGGGTCTGGCAGTCCACCGCCAGCAGGCCGTGGCCGGTCTCGAACACGCCTTGCAGCAGGCTCGGCGGGTTGGCGCTGTCGCTGGCCAGCAGCAGGTCGGCGGCGCCGAGCAGGGTGCTCTGCACCTGGCTGCCGCGTGCGTGCAGGCAGCGGTCGAGCAGGGCGGCGCAGACGCCTTGGGCGCTGATCACCCCGCCCAGCACATCGAGTGCGGTGAACAAGGTGCCGCCGCGCGTGCCACTGGCGCGGGCGATGCGCTCGGCCACGCCAGACCAGGCCTGTACGGTGAAGTCGGTGCCCGGCGCCTGCACGGCGGCGTCGCCCCAGCCGCCGGCATAGGCATGCACCAGCGACGGGTGCCGCGCGTGCAGGTCGGCGGCGTCCAGGCCCAGCTCGGCGGCCTTGCCCGGCGCCCAGTTGTGCAGGAACACGTCGGCCTCGGCGCACAGCGCGTCGATTTCGGCGCGGCCGGCGGCGGACTTGATGTCCACCTCGCGCACCGACTTCAAGTGATTGAGCGCATCGAAGCGCACCGAGCAGCCGTCGGCGCACGGCGGCATATTGCGTAGCGGATCCCCGCCCGGCGGCTCCAGGCGAATGACCTCGGCGCCGAGCAGCGCCAGCAGGTGGCCGGCCAGCGGGCCTTGGATGCGCCGGCACGACTCCAGCACGCGAATGCCCTGTAACGGCAGCGCGCCGGGCACGGTGGTGGACCGTGCCAGCGCTTGCGGCCCGGGCGTCAGGCGCCAGGGGCTGGACAGGCTGGCACGGTAGTCGGCGTCGGCCTGGCGCTGCGCCGGGCTGCGCAGGGGCACCAGCGCCACACCGCTGGCCTGCGCCTGGGCCTGGATCCGCGCCAACGGCAGGGCGGCCAGTGCGTCCAAGCATTCGGCGGGCATCGCTGCCACGGCCCTGGCATAGCGCAGCAGAAAGTGCTGCCAGGCTTTGCCTGCAAGGCTGTCGCTGATACCGAGCGCGCGCCAGAAGTGCCGCCACGGTTGGCTGTCGAGGGTTTCCAGTTCGAAGGCCGCGCCCTCCAGCGACACGAACGGCGGCCGGGCGAAGGCATCGTCCTGGCCGGGCAGCAATCGCTCGGCGTCCTCCGGCGCGGTGGCGCCCGCCAGGTACTGGCCGATGCTCAACAGCGCACCGCGCGCAGGGTCCAGGGTGACGCTATGGAAACGGCCGCCGCGCAGTTGGCCGACGGCGGCGGCCAGCGTGGCCTGCCAGGCCAGCGCTGCGTTCAGGCTGGCCAGGTAGTTCACCCCCAGTGCCTGCGCTCGGCCACTGGCGCGACCATGCACCGACATCAGGCCGCAGGCGGCCTGCAGGGTGAACTCGCTGGTCAGCTCCAAGGGCAGTGCAGTGGGCATCGCCAAGTGCGTGTGCAGCGGTTGCAGATCGGGGTGCAGCAGCTGCAGTGCCGGCCCTTCGGCCAGGCCGTCGAGCGAACGCAGGCCAAGGCACTCGCCGTGCTGCTGCAGGGCGCGGCTCAGGCCCTGCCAGGCAGGCAGGGAGGGGCCGCTGCGCCAGCGCAGGCTGGCGTCATCGAGGATACGGGGCATGGGCGGATCTCGCGGACAGGGGACGGGCGAGCAGGCTTCGCGGGCGTACCCGCGAAGGGCTGGAGGGCGCTTCAGCCGCCAGCGACGGCCGGCAGTACGGTCAGCTGATCGCCCGGACGGGTCGCCGTGGCCAGCCCGTCGGCGAAGCGGATGTCGTCATCGTTGACGTAGATGTTGACGAAGCGGTGCACCTGGTCATCGTTGACCAGCCGCGCCTTGAGGCCGGGGAAGCGGCTGTCCAGGTGCTCGATGATGTGGCGCACCGTGTCGCCCTCGGCCTGAACCTGTTTCTGCCCTTCGGTGAGCGGGCGCAGCAGGGTGGGAACCATCACTGAAACCGACATGCGAATCTCCTTCTTTGCGTGTGGGGCCGCCGTGGCGACCGGTTCATGGCTGGACGGACAGCGGTTCCTCGAACACCCGCCCGTCGATGATGCGAAAGCTGCGCGCCGCATGCCGGGCCTCGGCCCAGGTCGAGACGATCAGGTAATGCACCTGGCCGTCGCTGGCATGGGCGATGTCCTCGCGGCTGGGCCAGGCTTCGCTGGCGGTGTGCGAGTGGTAGATCACCCGGCAGTCCTCGTCGCGCTGGTCCAGCTCGCGCCAGACCTGCAGTTGCTCGCGCGGATCGAAGCTGAACCAGGTCGGGCTGGCCGCCTGGTTGCGCAGCGGGACCACGCGCCGGGCCAAGGCCTGGCCACTGGCGGCGGCGATCAGGCCGCAGGCTTCGATCGGATGCGCGGCGCGGGCCAGGCGCTGAACCTCGGCCAGCGCCTGGGCGCTGATGCGCAGAACCATGTGGCTGTCCTCAATAGCTCGGCAGGGCCGGCTCGACGTCACGCACCCAGGCCAGCACGCCGCCTTCCAGGTCGCGCACCTTGCCGTGGCCCAGGCGTTGCAGGTCGCCGGCCACCGCGCGCGAGCGCATGCCTGACTTGCAGGTGATCACCAGGTCGGTGTCGTGGCCGTAGCGCTCGACGATCTGCGCCGCCACCTGCTCGGACTTGGGCATGAGCACGGCGCCGTCGATGCGCACGATGTCCCATTCGGTCGGCTCGCGGACATCGATGATCACCGGCGCGCGCCCGGCGTCCTGCAGCGACTTGAGCTGCACCGCGCTGATCGCCGGCACCCGCGGCGCGTCGCTGGCCGCCGGCCGGTTCAGGCCGCACAGCGCCTGGTAGTCGCCCAGGGCGGTGACCGCCTGGCGTTGCGGCAGGCGCCGCAGGGGCAGTTGGCGATAGCTCATCTGCAGCGCGTCGTAGACCATCAGGCGGCCCAGCAGCGGCTCGCCGATGCCGGTCAGCAGCTTGATCGCCTCGGTGGCCATGATCGAGGCGATGGCCGCGCAGAGCACGCCGAGCACGCCGCCTTCGGCGCACGAGGGGGCCAGTTCCGGCGGTGGCGGCTCGGGGTACAGGTCGCGGTAGTTGAGGCCGCGACCGTCGGGTGCGTTTTCCCAGAACACCGAGGCCTGGCCTTCGAAGCGGAAGATCGAGCCCCAGACGTAGGGCTTGTCGGCCAGG
Proteins encoded in this region:
- a CDS encoding Mov34/MPN/PAD-1 family protein, whose amino-acid sequence is MVLRISAQALAEVQRLARAAHPIEACGLIAAASGQALARRVVPLRNQAASPTWFSFDPREQLQVWRELDQRDEDCRVIYHSHTASEAWPSREDIAHASDGQVHYLIVSTWAEARHAARSFRIIDGRVFEEPLSVQP
- the moeB gene encoding molybdopterin-synthase adenylyltransferase MoeB, producing MTLPPLVEPAAELSREEVNRYSRHLLIPDIGVIGQRRLKNAKVLVIGAGGLGSPTLLYLAAAGIGTLGVIDFDRVDVSNLQRQVIHTVDNLGELKVESARQAIARLNPLVKVRTHTERLEADMAVELFSGYDLILDGTDNFATRYLVNDACILADKPYVWGSIFRFEGQASVFWENAPDGRGLNYRDLYPEPPPPELAPSCAEGGVLGVLCAAIASIMATEAIKLLTGIGEPLLGRLMVYDALQMSYRQLPLRRLPQRQAVTALGDYQALCGLNRPAASDAPRVPAISAVQLKSLQDAGRAPVIIDVREPTEWDIVRIDGAVLMPKSEQVAAQIVERYGHDTDLVITCKSGMRSRAVAGDLQRLGHGKVRDLEGGVLAWVRDVEPALPSY
- a CDS encoding CoA transferase is translated as MPRILDDASLRWRSGPSLPAWQGLSRALQQHGECLGLRSLDGLAEGPALQLLHPDLQPLHTHLAMPTALPLELTSEFTLQAACGLMSVHGRASGRAQALGVNYLASLNAALAWQATLAAAVGQLRGGRFHSVTLDPARGALLSIGQYLAGATAPEDAERLLPGQDDAFARPPFVSLEGAAFELETLDSQPWRHFWRALGISDSLAGKAWQHFLLRYARAVAAMPAECLDALAALPLARIQAQAQASGVALVPLRSPAQRQADADYRASLSSPWRLTPGPQALARSTTVPGALPLQGIRVLESCRRIQGPLAGHLLALLGAEVIRLEPPGGDPLRNMPPCADGCSVRFDALNHLKSVREVDIKSAAGRAEIDALCAEADVFLHNWAPGKAAELGLDAADLHARHPSLVHAYAGGWGDAAVQAPGTDFTVQAWSGVAERIARASGTRGGTLFTALDVLGGVISAQGVCAALLDRCLHARGSQVQSTLLGAADLLLASDSANPPSLLQGVFETGHGLLAVDCQTRAQRHALDQLLGAPCEAQDLPRRLASADAEHWQRRCQQAGIPASRVHQDLAALANDPRLADCFGQRTYRSVQSPWSFT
- a CDS encoding MFS transporter, which translates into the protein MNRHVPLAALLTCAMGLPMMVFYALGVLGPQLIADLGIDRQQLGWLTTSAFGLAALLSPWAGALVQRIGSRNGLRALFVLVALSFSLVLVLPGFVGLVVALLFCGAAQALANPATNQAIAQTADAPRASLVGIKQAGVQASALLAGIALPALSEALGWRLALACWAPLALLLALGVARQIAAPATPAKTALRVQRPNGWLLRLMAIQGCAGLCLSAFITFFGVYASSLGVAPATIGLMISGFGITGILSRLLLTPLGAALRDETALLGGLFLFALVTVLLLQQAAPGRLWPLWGAVLGMGLSLVASNAVAMSMLLREPRFGGVAGSAGLLSLGFFGGIALGPPLFAALLRQPGGFTAGWTLLMAALCVGAGLCRSLYRARRTQEGCSDAGTA
- a CDS encoding class I adenylate-forming enzyme family protein: MNTAGIIDLVPQNARRRWREDGSYPNRDVFDLFRERAGETPDKPAVLSPEGHVSYAELLGAALRLAGSLRQSGIVAGDVVAYQLSNSWRCCAIDLAVAALGAIVAPFPPGRGKLDIQALVRRCDARAVIVPAQYADIDLCEVIESLRPTLLSLRFLIVDGAPRAGWSTLDALFEHTPIDSTSLPRVCPDSPVRLLVSSGTESEPKLVAYSHNALIGGRGRFLQRISDDGAEFRGLYLVPLGSSFGSTATFGVLSWLGGSLVVLPRFEVSEAIKAIERLRPSFILGVPTMLQRIAADPALAEIDRSSLRGLICGGSVIDEATVLRCTEAFGCGFISLYGSADGVNCHNTLDDPLEVVLGSVGKPNPAVCEIRIVDDLGREVPPGSVGEITARGPLSPMQYVNAPELDERYRDAEGWVRTGDLGFIDPAGYLKLAGRKKDIIIRGGANISPVQIEGLAMAHPDVVSVACVPVPDPDLGQRVCLCVTLREGAQRFALQDITGFLREQGLEVNKLPEYLRFYRHLPLTPAGKVDKRALAADAAGLAEPVRQVG
- a CDS encoding MoaD/ThiS family protein, coding for MSVSVMVPTLLRPLTEGQKQVQAEGDTVRHIIEHLDSRFPGLKARLVNDDQVHRFVNIYVNDDDIRFADGLATATRPGDQLTVLPAVAGG
- a CDS encoding acyl-CoA dehydrogenase family protein translates to MTCENVSHLAQRVRHFVEQQVLPREAELGRCDAAAARLTAQLQAQAKAEGVFGNFYPVADGGRVASLVDYLTVAAEEGRSEFAPALLGCDATLDCHMLARHANPSLRERFYLPLVRGEQVPCYAMSEPDSIGSIPATLNSRAHWQGDHWQLTARKWFICRAERADFATVIARTDDGPLPSALSMLVVPCDSPGFRFVRPLALLGRQQGQGEVHLEAVRVQPDQVLGAPGQGLALMQQRLGLGRLLRAAHWLGLAQRCFDALCARVHSPRGAQARLADKQLVRARVYRSFREIASARGLLQDAAAKFDRGQANAIEVNLAKLAASEALSLAVDSAIQVTGAEGLSELSPLSGIYRGARTTHILDGTDDALISTLGRDLLEATQPGVAFDALAPSVHLHGKGAP